One Owenweeksia hongkongensis DSM 17368 genomic region harbors:
- a CDS encoding TetR/AcrR family transcriptional regulator: MNTHLKDPNSSELGQNIVDTSIQMMDELGYEHFNFKKLSKQIGSSEASIYRYFESKNKLLLYLTGWYWGWMEYKLSLKLANIENPEERLTRAINLLTEVAAEDSTFAHVSEVKLQRIVIAESPKAYLNKNVDNENKLGVFSDYKRLVSVVSDIILEIDPNYRCPHMLVSTILEGSHLQRHFSEHLPRLTDVDKKEDLITPFYLELAKKALNLK, encoded by the coding sequence GTGAACACTCACTTAAAAGACCCTAACTCAAGCGAGTTGGGTCAAAACATAGTTGATACCAGCATACAGATGATGGATGAATTGGGTTATGAGCACTTCAATTTTAAAAAGCTCAGTAAGCAAATTGGCTCTTCCGAAGCTTCGATATACCGATATTTTGAGAGTAAAAACAAGCTCCTTTTATACCTCACCGGATGGTACTGGGGATGGATGGAATACAAGCTATCATTAAAGCTCGCAAATATTGAAAATCCAGAAGAGCGCCTAACGCGAGCGATCAATTTACTCACCGAGGTGGCCGCTGAAGATTCCACTTTTGCACATGTGAGCGAAGTAAAACTTCAGCGAATAGTAATTGCTGAATCGCCCAAAGCCTACCTCAATAAAAATGTGGACAATGAAAACAAGCTTGGGGTTTTTTCAGATTATAAGAGACTAGTTTCTGTAGTAAGTGACATTATTCTTGAAATAGATCCGAACTATCGTTGCCCTCACATGTTGGTCTCTACTATTTTGGAAGGATCTCACCTCCAAAGGCATTTTAGCGAGCACCTACCCAGGCTTACTGACGTTGATAAAAAAGAAGACTTAATCACTCCATTTTATTTAGAATTAGCCAAAAAGGCACTCAACTTAAAGTGA